Below is a window of Yimella sp. cx-51 DNA.
AGTTGAGCCGTGCCGCTCCCCATACCCATGGCGATCAGGCTAGGGCAGTTCTGGAGCAGAGCGCGGGGCCGGCATCCATGGCTCGTAGGCTCCAGGTCATGGAGTACGAGATCCTCACGGCCACCTCCGCCCAGGCGCGCTCAACCCACACCAGCGTCAAGTGGGAGGCCTTCGGCCCAGACGTGCTGCCGTTGTGGGTGGCTGAGATGGACGCGCAGCCGTGCCCGGCTGTGGTGGAGAGCATCTCTGCAGCGGTGCGACGCGGCGACACCGGTTACGGCTGGGGGCCGCGGTATGCCGAGGCGCTCGCCGAATTCGCCTCCGACACATGGGAATGGCGGATTCCGGCCTCGCGGGTGACCGTGGTCGCCGATGCGATGATCGGCGTGGCAGAGGTGCTGCGCGAGGTGACCGATGTCGAGGGCAGCATCGTGGTCTCCTCCCCCTGTTACGACTCCTTCCACGGATTCATCGACATGCTCGGACGGCACGCGGCTGACGCACCGCTGGGCGCCGACGGCCGTCTTGATCTGGCCGCAATCGAAATCGAGTTCGCCCGGGTGTCAGCAACCGGCCGCCGCTCGGCGTACCTGCTGAGCAACCCGCAGAACCCGACCGGCACCGTGCACACCGCGGCTGAGCTGACCGCTCTCGCCAAAGTGGCGAACCAGTACGGCGTGACCGTGGTGTCGGACGAGATCCATGCGCCCTTGGTGTTCGAGGGCGCGTTCACCCCCTACCTGACGGTGCCTGGAGGGTCGACCGGTTTTAGCGTGATCTCGGCGTCCAAGGCCTGGAACCTCGCGGCTCTCAAGTCCGCCGCGGTGATCTCCGGCGAGAACGTCGACCCGCGGCTGCGGCTCATGCATGACATGCACACCCACGGAGCCAGTCACTTCGGCATCCTGGCGCACGTCGCTGCCTTCCGGGACGGCCGAGACTGGCTGCGCCAACTCCGCACCGAGCTGGACGCGAACCGGCACCTGCTCGCCGACCTGCTCAGCGAGCACCTGCCGAACATCGCCTACACGCCGCCGGCGTCCACCTATCTGGCCTGGCTCGACTGTCGCGCAACGGGATTGGGCGACGATCCCGCGTCCCACTGGCGCAGCACCGCAGGCGTTGCGTTGTCGAGCGGCATCCAGTACGGGCCGGTCACCGGGCGCGGCTTCGCGCGGCTCAACTTCGCCACCTCACCGCAGATCCTGACCGAGGCGATCACCAGGATCGCTTTGGCCGGATGACCGTCAGAGGCCGTACCAGCCTCCGAGGTCCATGATGACGTCGGTGACGCCGGCGCTGTTGTAGACCGAGGTGGCTCCCCCGCTCCCCACGACCGTGGAGACCAGGTTGGGCACGGTCTGACCCGCTGCCCAGTTGAGGCTGGAGGCTGTCGGGCGAGCGTTACCGGCCGGCCACACGGTGAGGTAACTGCCTGCCGTGGTGTTGGCCGCCGTGGCGTTGACCACCACAGCCTTCGCGTCGTCCGGAATGCCCGTGGTGCCCCCGGTGAGATCGACGGTCATCGTGCGGGCGGCGCCGAGGCGAGCCTTGGCGGGCACACCGAGCGGCACCCGGGTGTCAACGATCCGTTTCGGCGCGGTCGGGTGGTAGACGAACTGACCGGACGGTCCGAACCAGCCCACGACATCGGCCAACAGGTGAGTGTTTCCAGCGGAGTTGTAGAGGCGCACCTGCCCGTTGGTACCGACGGGGGTGTAGACGAGGTTGGCGATCGCGGCCGTGCCGCTCGGCCAGTTCAGATTCGACGCGGTCGGGCGGGAGCGTCCGTTCGGATAGACCGTGAGGTAGGAACTCGCCGTTGTGTTGGTCGCAGTCACATTCATCACGACACCGGTGGCGTTGCTCGGCACGCCGGTCGTGCCACCGGCCACGGTGAGCGGCCGCGTCTGCGCGGCTCCGAGTGCTGAGTCAGTGCGGGTGTCGAGAATGCGCCGTGGGCTGGTCGGGGTGTACTTGCTGCCCGCCGGCGCGCCGGCCTTCAGGTAGTAGCCGACGACGTCGGCCAGGTAGTGGGTCCCTCCCGAGGAGCCGTTGTGGATGGTGACGGCACCGGTCGCTCCGACCTTGGCAATGACAAGGTTCGCGGTCGCCGTAACTCCAGACCTGAAGTTGAGGTTGGAGGCTGTCGGCCGCGTGGTTCCGGCCGGGAACATCGTGGCGTACCCGCTCACCGTCGGCTGCACGGCGGTCACGTTGAGCACGACGGCGTCGACCTGCGACGCGATCGGTACCCCGTTGCGACCCGTCACCTGCACGTCGACCGCCTGGTTCGCCGCCACCTTCGTCGTCGTGCGGGTGTCGAGGTCACGGGCGGGGGCGACGGGAACGAAAGTGCCCGCCGAGGGTCCGGTCGGGCCCGCGGACAGCGTGGCGTTCATGGTCGACGCGCAGCCGCCGGTAGCTGTCATTGCTGCGGGGGTGCTGGCACCGGCATTGGTGAACGAGTTGGGCGTGGACGAAGAATTGAACGATGTTTGTCCGGTCACACCGTGCCACGGATCAGCGGCGGACCCGACGTACCGCGGACGGTCAAGGCCGTTGTTGCCGTCCGCTTCCTCGACGTCGACCAGTCGCGCCCCGTCGTTGTCGTTGTCCCGCCGGGTCTCGTCGACGTGGTAGACCAGCAGGCCACAGCCGGGAAGGGCGATGTCGAGCCCGGTCGGCTGGCGGTTCTCCACCAGGAAGTACTCACCGGTGCCGCCAATTCTCCAGTTGTATTCGGCACCGCCGGGGTTGTCGAGCAGTCGATAGGTCGAGTTGGCGGTTGCTGCCTGACCGACTGCCACCGTCGAGGTGCCGGTGATCGGCGTGGGGTTGATCCATCCCTGCACGTACTTGCTCCAAGCGTCCGGAAGAATCGGTGCGTCCCCCGGCGTCTGACTTCCCGGCTTGGTGCCCCACGCACCGGACGCCATGAGGCTCCAGTCGCCCACTCCTTCGCTGGAGAAGTCGGTGTCGTAGAGGTCGGGCCACCCCAGGTCGTGGCCGAACTCGTGGGCCATCACACCGATCGTCGCCCGGTGAGCCTCGCCGGGATATGCCTTCTCGCAGTGCGATTCGCCGAACTGCGTGTACCCCTGGCCGCCGACCCTCACGCCGTCGACCGTGGGCGGCGTGGACAAGCTCCACTGGTGGGCCCACAGGTTCGGCGCACAGGAAGAGTCCTGCCCGGCGTACGACGCTTCGTAACCCGCGGCGATCACGGTGATGTGCAGCTCGTTCGGTGAGATGACACCGTCACCGTTGGTGTCGTAGGACAAGTAGTCGATGTAGGGATTGGCCGCCTTGATGGCTTCCGCTGTCACCTGCTGCGCCGAGGCGCCCACTTCCGCGCCATAGTTTGGATGCGCCATCGGAAGCGTCACCCATCCGATCACGCCGTCAGCGGCACCGCTGGTCTCTGCCGCGGGTGCGACATCGAGCTTGTTGTAGCTGGCCACCTTGTAATACGCCCGCACGCTATTGGTGCTGCCGAAGAAGCTGGAAGCCCACTGCGCCGGCGTCGATCCGACTGAGCTGCGATTGCTGAATTGCGCAAGGATGACAACCGTCTTCTGCGAACCCACGTTGGTCAGCGCCGAAGCGCCTTGCGGCGCGGGATTGGTCGGGACGGCGACAGCGTCACGGCTCGGCTTCAGGCCCTTGGCGGCCTTCGGCGCGGGGGCTGCATCCGAGACCGGTGCGCCTGCCGCGGCGGGCTGACCCTTGGCGTCGAGGGATGTCGCATATCGCCACGTGCCGGTCTTATCCTTGACGATGGTGGCGCCGTTGCTGGTCCACCAGTTACGCGCCGAGTCGCCGTGCCGCCGCGCCACGATCTTGCGGCCGTCGGGCTGAGTGAGCACGTGCTGCTTCGGGTTGACCGGCACACCGCGAACCGCACGCTCCGAGCGCGGGCCGGGCTGCTTCACCGGCGCCGAATCAGCAAGCGTCGCAACAGTCCTGAGGTTCGAGGGTGCGGACGCCGCCTCCGCGGAGCCGCCCGTTGCCACCAAAGCGGTCGCGGCCAGCGCCGTGACGCCGGCGCGCAGGAATCGGAGCGTGTGTCGGTTCACGAAGAATCTGTCCTCTGGTGTGGGATCCGAGGTGGATCGAACGCCATTGTTCCCTACTGCCCACGCGGTTGAGATCGGCCCGGCGTCCGGTCAGGCGAGGCCGATTCGTGCGAGGCGGGAGGGGTCGGCTAATATTCCGGAGGTTCAGCAACGAGCCGACGGGCTGTGGCGCAGTTTGGTAGCGCACTTGACTGGGGGTCAAGGGGTCGCAGGTTCAAATCCTGTCAGCCCGACACAGCAAAACGGGCTCTGACCTGCGGAAACGCGGAGTTAGAGCCCGTTTTGGTTTTGATGAGTTCGACGCCGCCAGGCTGGTCTTGTTCGCCCTCCGGACGAAGTGCGGAATCAGCCGACGCGGGCGAACCTGCTCACCTAGCCTCGGGCGCAGAGCAGACCCATCAGGAGGAAACGCATGCCCGAAGAGCTGACCCGAGTCGTCCTCGACGAATCGCAGATCCCGACCCATTGGTACAACCTGTTGGTCGACTTCCCCGAGCCGTTGCCGCCGCATCTGCACCCTGGCACCAAGGAGCCGGTGGGTCCGGATGACCTGGCGCCGCTGTTCCCCGTGGGTCTGATCGCCCAGGAAGTCTCGGACGAGCGGTTCATCGAGATCCCGGAGCGGGTGCGTGAGATCTACAAGACGTGGCGGCCCTCTCCCCTGGTGCGTGCCCGCAACCTGGAGAAGGTGCTCGGCACCCCGGCGCGCATCTATTACAAGTACGAAGGTTCGTCCCCGGTGGGCTCGCACAAGCCGAACACCGCTGTGGCACAGGCCTATTACAACCACCTGGACGGCGTGAAGAAGGTCACGACCGAAACCGGTGCCGGCCAATGGGGCAGCTCGCTGGCGATGGCGTGCGCGATGTTCGACATGACCTGCGAGGTGTGGCAGGTCGCCGCGTCGTACGAGTCGAAGCCGTACCGCCGCATGATGATCGAGACCTACGGATCAACCATCCACTCCTCTCCGTCCGAACTCACCGAGTCGGGCCGGCAGATGCGTGAGCAGTTCCCGGGCACCACCGGCTCGCTCGGTATGGCGGTCTCCGAAGCCGTTGAAGCTGCCGCAACGGACCCTGAGGCGCGCTACGCCCTCGGGTCGGTGCTCAACCACGTGATGCTGCACCAGACGGTGATCGGCGAGGAGGTGCTCAAGCAGCTCGCCATCTTCGGCGAGACGCAGGCGGACGTCGTCTTCGGTTGCGCCGGTGGTGGGTCCAACCTCGCCGGGCTCACCTTCCCGCTGCTTCGGGAGAATCTCGACGGCAACACCACCTCACGACTCGTCGCGGTCGAGCCCGAAGCCTGCCCGTCGCTGACGAAGGGCACTTATGAGTACGACCACGGTGACGTCGCGGGCCTCACGCCGCTGATGAAGATGTACACCCTCGGCCGCGACTTCGTGCCCGACCCGATCCACGCCGGCGGGCTGCGCTACCACGCGATGTCGCCGATGGTCTCGCACGCAGTGCACCTGGGGCTCATGGAGGCTTTGGCGATCGGCCAGGACGAAGCCTTCGAGGCGGGCGTCATCTTCGCGCGCGCTGAAGGGTTGATCCCGGCACCGGAGTCGACCCACGCCATCGCCGGCGCGGTGCGCGAAGCCAAGCGCCTCGCCGAGACCGGCGAGGAGAAGTCGATCCTGATCGGCTTGAGCGGCAACGGCGTCCTCGATCTGCCCGCCTACGCCGATCACCTTGCCGGACAAGGCAACTGACGCCTCACGGCACGATCTTCACCAACGAGGCGGGCGGAACTCTTGAAGAGTTCCGCCCGCCTCGCATCTACTCGAAACAACCAGCGCGGATCAGTCGCGCATCTCGTTCTCGCCCATCTCCTGCTCAACGGCCCGCGCCTGAGCGGCACCCGAAAGCTTGGAGTGGCTGCGGCAGAGCGCGAAGCCGACGCGCCCCATGGCGACGATGTCGACGAGGATCACCGAGATCAAGCCAGCCGCGGCAATTCCGACGAGCACCTTCGCCCGGCCCATCCCGACCTGGTCGAAGGCGTCGGCGATCGGCTCACCTTCGGAGATCTGGTCGAACTTCACCATTCCGGTGAGCACCAGGCACACGGCCAGGTAGAGCACCGTGCAGATGACGCCCGAAGGATTCCTGGAGATATCCCGACCAGCCACGAGACACGACCGCGGCTCCGAGCGCGAACTCCAGGATGAGGTCCCGCGCGATGATCCAGGCGAAGATCTCACCCGATCGCGGTGTAGGCGTAGGTGTAGGAGCTACCTGCCGCGGCACAGCCGCAGCGAGCTCCGCGTAACAGAGCGCGGCGAGCATGGCCACCACACCGGCGATCGCGAACGAGATCACGATGCCCGGTCCGGCATGGTTCTTCGCCTCGACACCGGTCAGCGTGAAGATGCCCGTTCCGATGACGATGCCGATGCCGAAACCCATGAGGTCACAGGGACGACAGGCGTTTGCTCAGGCGGGCGTGATGGTGGCCGTCTCCCTTCTCCTCGTTCTGCTTCAGGACGTCGTCGACGTCCTTGGTCCGGAACACCCCTGTCGAAGTCACTCGCGACAGCTAGTCCTGTCGCCGGTCGTGTAGTGGCTTGCGCTGACCACGAAGTTTTCAGCGTGAATTGTTGACATCGAAAAACGATATGCATATCGTTTTTCGATAGCACGAATCCACAACCGACCTCTGGAGTGATCGACATGACCCGAACCA
It encodes the following:
- a CDS encoding TrpB-like pyridoxal phosphate-dependent enzyme, coding for MPEELTRVVLDESQIPTHWYNLLVDFPEPLPPHLHPGTKEPVGPDDLAPLFPVGLIAQEVSDERFIEIPERVREIYKTWRPSPLVRARNLEKVLGTPARIYYKYEGSSPVGSHKPNTAVAQAYYNHLDGVKKVTTETGAGQWGSSLAMACAMFDMTCEVWQVAASYESKPYRRMMIETYGSTIHSSPSELTESGRQMREQFPGTTGSLGMAVSEAVEAAATDPEARYALGSVLNHVMLHQTVIGEEVLKQLAIFGETQADVVFGCAGGGSNLAGLTFPLLRENLDGNTTSRLVAVEPEACPSLTKGTYEYDHGDVAGLTPLMKMYTLGRDFVPDPIHAGGLRYHAMSPMVSHAVHLGLMEALAIGQDEAFEAGVIFARAEGLIPAPESTHAIAGAVREAKRLAETGEEKSILIGLSGNGVLDLPAYADHLAGQGN
- a CDS encoding MalY/PatB family protein, giving the protein MEYEILTATSAQARSTHTSVKWEAFGPDVLPLWVAEMDAQPCPAVVESISAAVRRGDTGYGWGPRYAEALAEFASDTWEWRIPASRVTVVADAMIGVAEVLREVTDVEGSIVVSSPCYDSFHGFIDMLGRHAADAPLGADGRLDLAAIEIEFARVSATGRRSAYLLSNPQNPTGTVHTAAELTALAKVANQYGVTVVSDEIHAPLVFEGAFTPYLTVPGGSTGFSVISASKAWNLAALKSAAVISGENVDPRLRLMHDMHTHGASHFGILAHVAAFRDGRDWLRQLRTELDANRHLLADLLSEHLPNIAYTPPASTYLAWLDCRATGLGDDPASHWRSTAGVALSSGIQYGPVTGRGFARLNFATSPQILTEAITRIALAG
- a CDS encoding M6 family metalloprotease domain-containing protein, which encodes MNRHTLRFLRAGVTALAATALVATGGSAEAASAPSNLRTVATLADSAPVKQPGPRSERAVRGVPVNPKQHVLTQPDGRKIVARRHGDSARNWWTSNGATIVKDKTGTWRYATSLDAKGQPAAAGAPVSDAAPAPKAAKGLKPSRDAVAVPTNPAPQGASALTNVGSQKTVVILAQFSNRSSVGSTPAQWASSFFGSTNSVRAYYKVASYNKLDVAPAAETSGAADGVIGWVTLPMAHPNYGAEVGASAQQVTAEAIKAANPYIDYLSYDTNGDGVISPNELHITVIAAGYEASYAGQDSSCAPNLWAHQWSLSTPPTVDGVRVGGQGYTQFGESHCEKAYPGEAHRATIGVMAHEFGHDLGWPDLYDTDFSSEGVGDWSLMASGAWGTKPGSQTPGDAPILPDAWSKYVQGWINPTPITGTSTVAVGQAATANSTYRLLDNPGGAEYNWRIGGTGEYFLVENRQPTGLDIALPGCGLLVYHVDETRRDNDNDGARLVDVEEADGNNGLDRPRYVGSAADPWHGVTGQTSFNSSSTPNSFTNAGASTPAAMTATGGCASTMNATLSAGPTGPSAGTFVPVAPARDLDTRTTTKVAANQAVDVQVTGRNGVPIASQVDAVVLNVTAVQPTVSGYATMFPAGTTRPTASNLNFRSGVTATANLVIAKVGATGAVTIHNGSSGGTHYLADVVGYYLKAGAPAGSKYTPTSPRRILDTRTDSALGAAQTRPLTVAGGTTGVPSNATGVVMNVTATNTTASSYLTVYPNGRSRPTASNLNWPSGTAAIANLVYTPVGTNGQVRLYNSAGNTHLLADVVGWFGPSGQFVYHPTAPKRIVDTRVPLGVPAKARLGAARTMTVDLTGGTTGIPDDAKAVVVNATAANTTAGSYLTVWPAGNARPTASSLNWAAGQTVPNLVSTVVGSGGATSVYNSAGVTDVIMDLGGWYGL